The genomic DNA AATCTTTTATATCATTTTTATATTCATTTATTTTCCAGCTTCCCGAGTAATATGCAGGAATAGTTCCTGTTTTGAAAAGATTGCTTGCATCTTCCCCGCCAAGCCATACATCATCAGGCATTACCTTATCTTTATGAAGCTTTATAAAATAATCAAGAGTTCTTATACTGTCAGGCTGATCTACCACTATATCCCCGTTCTCATCAAATATTCTTCCTCCAAACTGATAAAGCATTGTCTGATATCTGTTCTGAGAAAAGTCCATTACCATTCCGTATTTTAAACTGTTCTTTTCTTTCACGGTATTTAATGCCTGCACAAATTCATCCCATGTCCAGATATTATCCTGTGAATCAGGTACCTTTACTCCTGCCTTATCAAATAATGTTTTATTATAAATAAGCCCGTTTACTGTTAAATTCAAAGGTACTCCCAAAAATTTCCCGTCCATAAGATTTTCTTCCATTTTATCTGTAAAATCAGCAGGATTCACTGTATCTGAGAGATCTGCCAAAACTGTTTCAAATTCATCTATATTTGATGTTCTCATAAGAGCCGGCGCCTTTCCTCCTGCTACCATTGTCTTTACTTTTGCTCTTACACTGTCATAAGGAAGTTCTATAAGATTTATTTTTATTTCGTCCTGTGAATTATTATATCTTTCCACTGCCTTTGCCATGGCTCCCCCTTCAAGGGAATCATCAGATATTATAAAATCTATTGTTTTTACCTTGGAGTCTCCCCCTCCGCATGACACTAAAATGAATATTGAAAATACCATAAGTATGAGTACTTTTAAATTTTTCATATTATTTCACTCCTCAATATAATATAAGCACCTTTTGAGTGCGGGCTTTTACTGGAAATTCGGCTGAAACTCTAAGGATCTGTCCGGTAAAAGCTCTTATGCCTTTTTTAAACATTTGAATATAAATAATTAGTTATAAAATTTTTCCGTATCTTCCAAAGCTAAAACTGCCAGAATCATCAGACCCTGTCCGTAAGGAGTTTGACAGAATCCGATATTCTTATAATGTTCGCTGTCATATCCCATTGCCGTTCCGGCGGAAACCTGCTTCAAAGAACCATCCTCCCCAAGGTAGTTGCTTACTATATAACGTACTGCCATATATGAATTCAGATAATGACTTTTATCAATCGCCCCGTACTTCACTCCTGTAAGTATCCCATAGGCAAACCCTGCTGTAGCAGAAGTTTCAAAGTAAGAATCCTCGTCATTTATAATTGTACGCCACATACCTGATATGTCCTGATACTTTATCAACGCTCCGACCTGTCTTTTATACGCTTCTTCCAGCAGCCTCCTATCAGTCATACTTATTTCTTCCACTATTGTTAATATTTCCGGTATTGCTATAGTTATCCAGCAATTACCTCTTCCCCAGAAAATACCTCCGAAATGTCTCTCTGTAAGTGACCAGCCATGATACCACAGTCCGCTTTCACAGTCAGAAAGATATTTTATATGGATTATAGTCTGATATACAGCCTCATCCTGCATTTTTTGATTGTTCAAAACCATTCCCGCTCTTGCGAGGAATAGTATTGTCATAAACAAAGTATCTGCCCACAGTTGGTCATTATTTATAGTATGCGTAGTCAGATGCTGCATTCCGCCTTCCACTGTTCTGGGCATTTTGTTCATAAGCCATTCGGCATTTTCCTTTATCACTTCCAGATAATCAGTATTCTTTTCTGCCTCGTATAAATAAGTCAGTGCCAGTAAAGGAGACATTGTATTTATATTTTTATCAAAGCCCTTTCCAAGCATTTTCTCGTACCATCCGTTTAAAAATTCCAGACATCTTTTATCACCTGTTGCTTCATATAGTTTATATATTGAAAATAAGCCTACCCCCTGCTCCCATTCCCATCTATATACAGGTGTTATCCCCTCATCCTCTTCCAAAGCTGTAAGTCTCTCATAGAGCTTGTTCAAGACCTCTGTTTTATCCATATTTCTATCCTCCTAAGTTGTGTCAGTTATTATTTGCTTATCTGGGCAATGACTTTTTCAAGCTCTGCATACATTTGTTCCCCTGCCTGTTCAGGAGTTAATTCATTGTAATCTACTTTTTGTGTATACATCATTCCTATTTTTCTTATTCTTTCATCTTCTATAAAAGGACTTGATTTTGGTGCTGCAAAAGCAAGAGCTTTTTCCAGACCTTCCGGTACTATCCCTTTTAATAATCCTTCCTGATCCAGAGTTTCTATTGCTTTTTTATTCGATGGTATTCCTCTGCTGAGTCCCAGAATTTTTACAGCCTCAGGATCAGATAGTAAAAAGTTCAGGAATTTTGCAGCCTCTTTAGGATGCTTTGTGTTTTTATTTATTGCAAGAGCCATGTTTACCTTTACAAATGCTGATTTATTAGGTCCTATTCCTGTTAACATATCACCAATTATAAGTTCGTTTCCTTCGCTTAATGTGTCCTGATACTTGCTTATCGCTGAATTCCATTCATAAACTCCTCCGACCTTTCCGCTTATCCACAATGGATTCTGTTCTCCCGGCACATTTCCCGCACCTGCGTTATCTTTACTTGATAGTACTACACCTTCATCCACGAGCTTTTTATAAAACTGTATTGCTTCTGTTAATTCCTCTTTTGTAATTCCCATTTTATTATCACTGTCTATCAGGGATTTTCCGAATTTCTGCTCTACATAATATTTCAAAAAGAACAATACTCCGCTGTCAGTTGTTGAAATATCCAGAGCATATGTATCATTGCCGAATTTTTCTTTTAAGATTTTTGTAGAAGAAATCAATTCATCTGCTGTTGCAGGTACCGACAGCCCGGCTTTTTCATATAGTGCTTTATTGTAATAAAATACCCTTCCGTTCATTCCTACAGGAATAGCAGGTACTTTTCCGTTAATTGTAGTGTAGCTCAAAACATTTTCATCATAATTTGAAAGATCAAAGTCTTCTTTCAAATCATTGAAATTATAAAAACCATCACCGTTTTTTGAAAAAATATAAAGCCAGTTCCAGTCTATCTGCATAATATCAGGTGCAGTATTTCCCGTAACCTGTGTTGATACTTTCTCAAAATGCCCGTCCCATCCCGAATACTCAGCTTTTATCTTTATTCCGGGATTTTTTTCCTCGAATAATTTTATTGCATCAAGTGTTGCTTTATGTCTCGAATCTCCGCCCCACCATGAAAATCTCAGTACAACTTCTTTTTCTCCGCCGCCGTCTCCTGCTGTATCTTTCTTTTCACCACAGCTGATTATCAGTCCTAACATTAATACCATGAATAAAAATAATTTCTTTTTCATAGACCACTCTCCTAATATTATTTTATAAGTTTATTTTTTGTTTTGCAGTATTATTATGTTCTATTTCAGTTTGTTAGTTTGGTAAACTAACATTACAATTATATCGTTATTTTTGATTTTGTCAATATCTGATATAAAAAAATCCGCAATTGATTTTTTTTTCTTATAATGTTATTATTAAATAGATTCGGAGGTACTATGGAAATTGCAGATTCTAAATTTATAAAAAATATAAACCGGGCTATTATACTGGAAGAAATAATAAAAAATGAACCGGTTTCCAGATCAGATCTGGCTAAGATTACCGGTCTAAATAAAGTTACCATTTCATCACAGATATCTGATCTTCTTGATGAAAAATTACTTATAGAAAAAAAATCGGAAAATTCTCCCGGAACTTCAGGCGGTAAAAAGCCTATTTTATTATTTCTGAATAAAAAATGCGCGTATTCTCTGGGACTTGAACTGAAAAAAGACTCCATCTCTTCTGTTCTCACTAATTTAAACGGAGAAATAACACAGAAAGAAGCTTTTTCTGTGAAAAAAACTTCCCCTGAATTTATTGCAGATAAAATAGAAGAAATTTTTAAATATTATACTAAAAGTATAAAAAATTCCAAATTTGGAATTATCGGTCTTTCTGTGGGAGTCCACGGAAAAATAGATAAAAATAATATTATTATTGAATGCAACAATTTAAAATGGAAAAATATTAATTTAAAAAAAATGCTGCAAAAAAAGTTTCCCGATCTGAATATTAATATAAAAAATAATAATTATTTTTCAGTGCTTGCTGAAAAATCTTTTTATGATATTCCTAATGATCCGTTTATTTTTCTGAATATGTCTGCAGGAATAGGCATGGGAATAGTTATTGATAATAATATTCTTCTGGGTGTAAACGGTCTCAGCGGTGAAGCCGGTCATGTTTCAATAGAACTGAACGGAAGAAAATGCTATTGCGGCAGAAGAGGCTGCTGGGAAACATATGCATGTGAAAATGCATTTTTTAAAGATTTAAAAGAATTGAAAAAAAAGAATATTTCTTATGATAAATTTTCAAAAATGCTTGATAATAATGAAATAGATGAAGAAATTACTGCGCTTCTTGCCGATTATGAGAATTATATTTATTCCGGACTTCTCAGTATCATTAATATTTTTGACCCGAAGCTGATTTTGATATATAACAGGATTCTTAATATTTATCCTGCTCTTGTAAAAAATCTTAAAAAGAAGATTTATAAATATAATAAAATAGAAGCTTCTATTGAATTATCTGAATTAAAGGAAGATTCATGCTGTCTTGGAGCATGTATTTCAAATATACTCGGTTTTTTGAACATTAATTTTTTAAAGCTGAAAAAATAAACTTTGTTAATTATATAAATTGTGGAGGTTATTGTGATAAAAAAATTATTTACTTTATTTGTATTTTTAAGTTTTTGCGGGAGCACAGGATTTGGTGCTGATCAATGCTATAAAAATAAATATTCTTACAAAGATTCTTTGGTTCAGCAATATGTCGATGATTACAGAGCTTTGCTGCCTCTTTACACTGAAGCTATAAATGAAAAAAACACTGAAAAAATATATAATTTTACCGATTCTGCCCAAAAACTCGGTGAAAGAGGACTGATTATCAGCGAGATACTTGTAGATTCTGACGAAGCTCGGAAATTTAGCGAAGAAATGTCAGAAATTGCAGAATGCTTTTTTAATACCGCTATTGATATTTCTAATAGATAAAAATTATGGCAGTGTGAAGACTTCTTCTGCCTTTTCAATTTTTCTTTAAATTTAATAACAGGCATAAATAAAAAGGCGAAAATAAACCTCGCCTTTTTTCTCTTAATAATTTTATATTTTCTTAAAATCTTACTTTAAAAATTATATTTATTTTTTTATTTCAAAATTTTCTCTCCATTTTCTCCATACCAATTTTTATTATCCCTAGAAAAATTATAACTTAACACTCTAAAAGTTTTCACATCTGCCTGCATTATTTTTCCTTTTAAATAAACATTTTTACTATCTTTAGCGTATTCTTTTTCTAACTCCTGAAAACTATCATAATCAGCTCCGTCTATTTTTTCTCCGTCATAGTATATCTCTTTTTTTCCTTTCGCATAATCATATGATAATACCAAAAATTCTCCTTCATTAAATGATTCCAGCCACTTCCCATCATAAAATACATTTATACCATCTGTTACATATGATCCGCCTAAATATTGTATATTTTCTATATTTATATTTTTATCCATTTTTTCTCCATTATAATAAGCAATTTTTCCATCAGATAAATATCCGTGATCCACTTTAAAAGAATTCGGAATAATTCCGGGTATCTTCTCACCATTATAATAAACATGATTTTTATCTTGTGAAATGAGATACCCTTCAAAGCTTATTTTGAAAGTCTTTGGATCAGCTCCTATAATTTTCTTCCCGTATAAATACACATTTTTAGTACTTTTTATATAACTAAAGGAACGTTCAGGATTTATATATTGAAAATCATTTATATTTATTCCATCTAATTTTATAGCTTCATAATATATATCATTTCCTCTTATGTAATAGCCTTTATCCCATTTATCAAAAAAAATAATCTCATTCTCTTTTACATTTTTCAATATTGTATTCTTCAAATAAATATTATTTTTATCTGAGTATACATTATAAGATATGCATTTAAATGTTTCCGGATCTGCTCCTTCCACTAATTTTCCCCTATAATAAACATAATTCTTGTCTCTTATATGATCAGACCATCCATAGTTCAAAGTACACTCTTCTTTAAGTGATTCTTGAATTGTTTCAGCACTCCCAGCATCACTGTTAATTATTTTTTCTCCTGTATAATAAATACTATCTCTATCTTTACTGTATCCTCCTCCTAGATTTTCCCATTCTTGCTGATTTATACCTTTTAATTCTTTGTTGTCATAATAGGTTTTTTTTCCGTCTGTGATAATACCGGCTTCTGTTTTTATATGGTTTATATCTAGATCTAAAGGATAATCAATATAATAAACCCCGTTTTTATCCTTTCCATATGAATAATCAATCACTTCAAACGTTTTAGGATCTAATGTTTCCAATTTTTTATCTTCATAATATACATTTTTTTTATCCTTTGAATAATAAAAATTCAAGATCTTAAAAGTTTTTATATCTACATCCATTGTCTGTACTCCATATACACCATAATAAGCTCTGTTTTTATCTTTATAAAAACTAGCTCCTTCTATTTCCTGAAATGTCTCAGGGTCTGCTCCCTCTATTATTTTTTCGTTATAATATACATTTTTCTTATCTTTCCTAATAATTGAATTCACATGTTGAAAGCTTTCTGGATCCACTCCTTCTAATTCTCTGCCTAAATAATACACTCTGTTTTTATCTTTAGCATATTCTCCATGTAAATTTTCCGGAAGTATAAGTACAAAACTTTCTATATCTGCATTTTTTATTATTTTTTTCTCATAATAAATATGATTTTTATCTTTTGAATATGAATTTCCTATTGTTTTAAAGCTTTCTTTATCTATGTCCGGAATTTCTGTTTCATTAAAATAAACTCTACTTTTATCCCATGAATAATTTCCGTCTATTACTTCAAAAGTTTTTATATCTGCATTATTTATCTTATTCCATCCTATGTAAACATTTTTTTATCTTTATAATATCTTCCAGTTATTACTTCAAAACTTACCGGATCTGCCCCTTCTAACATTCTCCCGGCTATGTATACTCTGTTTTTATCCTTCAAAATTTCATTATAACTATCTTCTACTGCTTCTAAAGTTTCTATATCAGCTTTGTATAAAAAGATTTTCCTGCTAAATTTATCATTATAATAAATCAAGTTTTTATACATATAATAATCAAAACCCATTTCTGTAATTCCCTTATCACTTAAATCTTCTAGTCTTTTTTTCTCTCTCTTTTCATATTCATCAATTAAAATTGCCATATTATATTCAGATTCTTTTTCTTGGATAACAAATTTATCAGTATCTATATTTCTGTCTTTTAGATCTTCAGGTTTAAAATTTAGTACTTTTGATGTGAGATAATAGACATAATTTTTGTCTTTACTTACATATTTATTCAATAATACAAAACTTTGAGGATCTGCATCTTCTATTCTTTTATTTGAATAATAGACATAATTTTTATCTATCCCGTATTTATATTCCAAATGTTTGAAAGTTTTGGAGTCTGCATTCTCCACTATATCATCTCTGTAAAATACAAAATTTTTATCCTTTCCATACCAATCTCCTATACTTTTGAAGCTTTTAGCATCAGCTTTATCCATAGGATATGATATCGAGTATACTTTATTTTTATCTTTTGAGTATATATTTCCTAATATTTCAAAAGTTTCGGAATCTGCACCGTATAAAATCTCTCCATACTTATACACATTATTTTTATCTTTTGCTGTTTCATTATCTAAAATTACAAAAGTACTCGGGTCGGAATTCATCAACTTCGTGTCTATAAAATATACATCTGTACCGTCTGTTATATATCTGGTATCCCCCTCATAAATCTTCAATTTTTCTGATGCAAACCCCGGTATCTTTCTGCCCAGCACATAAACATTATTTTTATCCTTAGCAATAAAATAATTTTCTATAACAAAACTATTCTTATCCACAAGTATTTTTTTATTTTTATAATAATAATTATTTTTATCTTTTGCATATGAATATTCTAACTCAGCGAAAGTTTTTACATCAATTTCTTTAACTAATACAGGGGTATCCCAGTATTCTTTATAGTAAATTTTTCCATCAATCATTTCATAATATTTTTTATCTTCATTTTCATTTTGTTTGATTACAGCCTCTTCAACTACTATTTTATTATTTTCTTTTTCATTTTTAGAGTTTATTATTTCTTCACTTATTCCTATGTTAGTTAATATAAATAACCAAATTAGAACTCTTTTCTTCATAATTTTCTCCATCTTTTTCGAAATTTTGTATTTTTTAGCTCCACTCTTCCTTATAATATTCTTCTGATTATAAAAAATATATTACAAAAGATTAATTTATTTTCATAAATATCGTATCATAAGTATTTAAAAAAAACCATATAATTTATATTCCTTACTATTAAAAAATGACAGATAATAAATCCGTCATTTTCTATCTGTAAAATCCAAATCTTTTTCCAGATTTCTCACAGTGCGAAATCTAGAATGATAAATTAGACTTTTTCATATATACCTCTCATATAGTTTATACTTTTATCCATTTCGTTTACTTCTATATTTTCCAGTATTATTTCTATGAATGGTTTCTTTTTTTTCAATAATTTAAATAATAATTCAAAATTCAGAATACCTTTTCCCGGTGGAACAATTACTCTTTCACCGTTTTCTACTATAAAATCTTTTACATGCACTGCTGCTATCCTGTCTCCAAGTATATCGAGAGACCTTGTTATTATTTCATCCTGATTCATTATCTCATCTGCTCGTATAAAGCCTATAGGATCATAAAGCACCTGAACATTATTCGATCCTATTTCATCCAAAAGCCTTTTCATTCGTTCCGGAGTATGAATAGTAAGAGTTACTGAATT from Sebaldella termitidis ATCC 33386 includes the following:
- a CDS encoding DKNYY domain-containing protein; protein product: MGWNKINNADIKTFEVIDGNYSWDKSRVYFNETEIPDIDKESFKTIGNSYSKDKNHIYYEKKIIKNADIESFVLILPENLHGEYAKDKNRVYYLGRELEGVDPESFQHVNSIIRKDKKNVYYNEKIIEGADPETFQEIEGASFYKDKNRAYYGVYGVQTMDVDIKTFKILNFYYSKDKKNVYYEDKKLETLDPKTFEVIDYSYGKDKNGVYYIDYPLDLDINHIKTEAGIITDGKKTYYDNKELKGINQQEWENLGGGYSKDRDSIYYTGEKIINSDAGSAETIQESLKEECTLNYGWSDHIRDKNYVYYRGKLVEGADPETFKCISYNVYSDKNNIYLKNTILKNVKENEIIFFDKWDKGYYIRGNDIYYEAIKLDGININDFQYINPERSFSYIKSTKNVYLYGKKIIGADPKTFKISFEGYLISQDKNHVYYNGEKIPGIIPNSFKVDHGYLSDGKIAYYNGEKMDKNINIENIQYLGGSYVTDGINVFYDGKWLESFNEGEFLVLSYDYAKGKKEIYYDGEKIDGADYDSFQELEKEYAKDSKNVYLKGKIMQADVKTFRVLSYNFSRDNKNWYGENGEKILK
- a CDS encoding ROK family transcriptional regulator, whose protein sequence is MEIADSKFIKNINRAIILEEIIKNEPVSRSDLAKITGLNKVTISSQISDLLDEKLLIEKKSENSPGTSGGKKPILLFLNKKCAYSLGLELKKDSISSVLTNLNGEITQKEAFSVKKTSPEFIADKIEEIFKYYTKSIKNSKFGIIGLSVGVHGKIDKNNIIIECNNLKWKNINLKKMLQKKFPDLNINIKNNNYFSVLAEKSFYDIPNDPFIFLNMSAGIGMGIVIDNNILLGVNGLSGEAGHVSIELNGRKCYCGRRGCWETYACENAFFKDLKELKKKNISYDKFSKMLDNNEIDEEITALLADYENYIYSGLLSIINIFDPKLILIYNRILNIYPALVKNLKKKIYKYNKIEASIELSELKEDSCCLGACISNILGFLNINFLKLKK
- a CDS encoding ABC transporter substrate-binding protein, which gives rise to MKNLKVLILMVFSIFILVSCGGGDSKVKTIDFIISDDSLEGGAMAKAVERYNNSQDEIKINLIELPYDSVRAKVKTMVAGGKAPALMRTSNIDEFETVLADLSDTVNPADFTDKMEENLMDGKFLGVPLNLTVNGLIYNKTLFDKAGVKVPDSQDNIWTWDEFVQALNTVKEKNSLKYGMVMDFSQNRYQTMLYQFGGRIFDENGDIVVDQPDSIRTLDYFIKLHKDKVMPDDVWLGGEDASNLFKTGTIPAYYSGSWKINEYKNDIKDFEWGIAYMPKEKNRSSIAGGNFLVAFTKSPDLEEAKKFIKWFYQDENYKQYCEDGAYISGKLSVHPSYDYGQEFFDILDNEIVNTPELSPNDKKMIKKYKAAGNMMRDYIVYAIQGERTPVQAMTELKEKWSELKK
- a CDS encoding DKNYY domain-containing protein encodes the protein MKKRVLIWLFILTNIGISEEIINSKNEKENNKIVVEEAVIKQNENEDKKYYEMIDGKIYYKEYWDTPVLVKEIDVKTFAELEYSYAKDKNNYYYKNKKILVDKNSFVIENYFIAKDKNNVYVLGRKIPGFASEKLKIYEGDTRYITDGTDVYFIDTKLMNSDPSTFVILDNETAKDKNNVYKYGEILYGADSETFEILGNIYSKDKNKVYSISYPMDKADAKSFKSIGDWYGKDKNFVFYRDDIVENADSKTFKHLEYKYGIDKNYVYYSNKRIEDADPQSFVLLNKYVSKDKNYVYYLTSKVLNFKPEDLKDRNIDTDKFVIQEKESEYNMAILIDEYEKREKKRLEDLSDKGITEMGFDYYMYKNLIYYNDKFSRKIFLYKADIETLEAVEDSYNEILKDKNRVYIAGRMLEGADPVSFEVITGRYYKDKKMFT
- a CDS encoding ABC transporter substrate-binding protein; protein product: MKKKLFLFMVLMLGLIISCGEKKDTAGDGGGEKEVVLRFSWWGGDSRHKATLDAIKLFEEKNPGIKIKAEYSGWDGHFEKVSTQVTGNTAPDIMQIDWNWLYIFSKNGDGFYNFNDLKEDFDLSNYDENVLSYTTINGKVPAIPVGMNGRVFYYNKALYEKAGLSVPATADELISSTKILKEKFGNDTYALDISTTDSGVLFFLKYYVEQKFGKSLIDSDNKMGITKEELTEAIQFYKKLVDEGVVLSSKDNAGAGNVPGEQNPLWISGKVGGVYEWNSAISKYQDTLSEGNELIIGDMLTGIGPNKSAFVKVNMALAINKNTKHPKEAAKFLNFLLSDPEAVKILGLSRGIPSNKKAIETLDQEGLLKGIVPEGLEKALAFAAPKSSPFIEDERIRKIGMMYTQKVDYNELTPEQAGEQMYAELEKVIAQISK
- a CDS encoding glycoside hydrolase family 88/105 protein, which translates into the protein MDKTEVLNKLYERLTALEEDEGITPVYRWEWEQGVGLFSIYKLYEATGDKRCLEFLNGWYEKMLGKGFDKNINTMSPLLALTYLYEAEKNTDYLEVIKENAEWLMNKMPRTVEGGMQHLTTHTINNDQLWADTLFMTILFLARAGMVLNNQKMQDEAVYQTIIHIKYLSDCESGLWYHGWSLTERHFGGIFWGRGNCWITIAIPEILTIVEEISMTDRRLLEEAYKRQVGALIKYQDISGMWRTIINDEDSYFETSATAGFAYGILTGVKYGAIDKSHYLNSYMAVRYIVSNYLGEDGSLKQVSAGTAMGYDSEHYKNIGFCQTPYGQGLMILAVLALEDTEKFYN